A region of Paenibacillus sp. 37 DNA encodes the following proteins:
- a CDS encoding VanZ family protein, translating into MKHNNQKKNKHYILWIAVFIIYVYLLTKLILFKGSPVDFGIVKVRLMAFLQQPDLIHTRTVNLTPFQEISRDWNSLSLHRPGTAIHLVGNIWAFIPLGIFIPVLTGNKLFSGVKVLLLSLLLSLGYEVTQLLTGMGIFDVDDLMLNTLGGLIGYIVFTMAMGLKKVLSGGESRVTTKKLNSKESHV; encoded by the coding sequence ATGAAGCACAACAACCAGAAGAAAAACAAACATTACATCCTTTGGATTGCCGTTTTCATTATCTATGTATATCTACTTACGAAGCTGATCCTGTTCAAAGGAAGCCCGGTCGATTTTGGCATCGTGAAGGTTCGACTGATGGCGTTCTTGCAACAACCGGATCTGATCCATACACGAACTGTCAACCTGACGCCATTTCAGGAAATTTCACGAGACTGGAACAGTCTGTCGTTACATCGTCCGGGCACCGCAATCCATCTGGTAGGCAATATATGGGCCTTTATTCCACTGGGCATCTTCATCCCTGTGTTGACGGGCAACAAGTTATTCTCTGGAGTAAAGGTACTCCTGCTGTCCCTGCTGCTCAGTTTGGGTTATGAAGTGACACAGTTGTTGACGGGGATGGGAATATTTGATGTGGATGATCTGATGCTTAATACACTCGGCGGCTTGATTGGATATATTGTTTTCACTATGGCTATGGGTCTGAAAAAGGTGTTGTCGGGAGGAGAATCCCGCGTGACGACGAAAAAGTTAAATTCTAAGGAAAGTCACGTGTAA
- a CDS encoding zinc ribbon domain-containing protein codes for MNVTVCQSCGMPLTTPAQFGTEADGSTTREYCIYCYKEGEFAQPGISLEGMTEMCTAILKDEGMDEESARSMLRNQLPFLKRWRTNTTDQHEVSPAENSVTSAIPGQVTTTQSLSAQPVRYVTLPGKRLAGISARTTNAIEISGKGCIQGLWNNYFASEHLPAPEAARYGCYTDYTDGITGEYTILVGHEVSSEESLPEGLDDILLPPATYAVFTSRKGPMAEVVSEAWGAVWAWEKQIDRTFTGDFELYDERSLNPESVQVDIYIAVRQSR; via the coding sequence ATGAATGTTACGGTATGTCAAAGCTGCGGTATGCCACTCACCACCCCTGCACAATTCGGAACGGAAGCAGATGGAAGCACAACCCGCGAATACTGTATCTATTGTTACAAAGAGGGCGAGTTCGCGCAGCCCGGTATTTCACTGGAAGGCATGACGGAGATGTGCACCGCCATTCTGAAGGACGAGGGCATGGATGAGGAATCCGCTCGTTCGATGCTGCGTAATCAGCTTCCTTTTTTGAAACGTTGGCGCACGAATACAACGGATCAACACGAAGTATCTCCAGCTGAAAACTCTGTCACTTCCGCTATACCAGGTCAGGTTACAACAACTCAATCGTTATCTGCCCAGCCCGTTCGTTATGTCACCCTTCCGGGCAAACGCCTGGCCGGCATATCCGCCCGCACAACCAATGCCATTGAGATTAGTGGCAAAGGCTGTATTCAGGGACTCTGGAACAATTATTTTGCCTCAGAGCACCTCCCTGCACCCGAAGCTGCCCGCTATGGCTGTTACACGGATTACACCGATGGCATAACCGGAGAGTACACCATACTGGTAGGGCATGAGGTCAGTTCGGAGGAGTCATTACCTGAAGGATTGGACGACATTCTGCTCCCGCCTGCAACTTACGCCGTATTCACTTCCAGAAAAGGGCCAATGGCAGAGGTTGTTAGTGAAGCATGGGGAGCCGTGTGGGCATGGGAGAAACAAATCGATCGTACGTTCACCGGGGATTTTGAATTGTATGATGAACGCAGCCTGAATCCCGAAAGTGTACAAGTGGATATATACATCGCTGTTCGCCAAAGTAGATAA
- the thiC gene encoding phosphomethylpyrimidine synthase ThiC produces MEQEHNGQQVEKETGAAGRVQPFPGSRKVYIQGSRSDIAVPEREIALHDTNTPQGVEHNEPLRVYDTSGPMTDPAFHADIRAGLPALRTRWITERGDVEAYRGRTVKPEDNGLKPGGKRAGAEEYPGLRGKPLRAQPGRCVTQMHYARQGVITAEMEFAAIREGVEPEFVRQELASGRAILPSNINHPESEPMLIGRHFHVKINANIGNSAVSSSIEEEVEKMTWAVRWGSDTVMDLSTGKNIHTTREWIIRNSPVPIGTVPLYQALEKVNGEAEALTWELYRDTLIEQAEQGVDYFTIHAGVLLRYIPMTAKRMTGIVSRGGSIMAAWCLAHHQENFLYTHFEEICEIMKRYDVAFSLGDGLRPGSIYDANDEAQMAELATLGELTQIAWKHDVQVMIEGPGHVPMHKIKENVDLQMEICKEAPFYTLGPLTTDIAPGYDHITSAIGAAMIGWFGTSMLCYVTPKEHLGLPNKDDVREGVIAYKIAAHAADLAKGHPRAQRRDDALSKARFEFRWRDQFNLSLDPERALSYHDETLPAEGAKEAHFCSMCGPKFCSMRITQDIRAFAADKGLSENEAVAAGMREKAEEYRTRS; encoded by the coding sequence ATGGAACAGGAACATAACGGTCAGCAGGTGGAAAAAGAAACAGGAGCGGCCGGACGGGTTCAGCCCTTTCCGGGCAGCCGCAAAGTCTACATTCAGGGCTCACGGTCGGACATTGCTGTACCGGAGCGTGAGATAGCCCTTCATGACACGAATACTCCCCAAGGGGTGGAGCATAACGAACCGCTGCGTGTCTACGATACGAGCGGCCCCATGACCGATCCCGCATTTCATGCGGATATCCGTGCAGGTCTGCCAGCCCTGCGCACCCGTTGGATCACAGAGCGCGGCGATGTTGAAGCTTATCGGGGCCGTACGGTTAAACCGGAGGATAACGGACTGAAGCCCGGAGGGAAGAGAGCCGGCGCCGAAGAGTACCCCGGATTACGTGGCAAACCGCTGCGGGCACAGCCAGGACGCTGTGTGACCCAGATGCACTACGCGAGACAGGGAGTCATTACGGCAGAGATGGAATTCGCCGCCATTCGTGAGGGCGTGGAACCGGAATTTGTACGTCAGGAGCTGGCGAGTGGACGGGCCATTCTGCCATCCAACATCAATCACCCGGAGAGTGAGCCGATGTTGATCGGTCGTCATTTTCACGTGAAGATCAATGCCAACATAGGGAACTCTGCCGTATCCTCTTCCATCGAGGAAGAGGTGGAGAAGATGACTTGGGCAGTACGCTGGGGATCGGATACCGTGATGGATCTGTCCACAGGCAAAAACATTCATACGACCCGGGAATGGATCATTCGTAATTCTCCTGTGCCGATTGGTACGGTACCGCTGTATCAAGCGCTGGAGAAGGTGAATGGCGAAGCGGAGGCGCTGACCTGGGAGTTGTACCGTGACACACTCATAGAGCAGGCAGAGCAAGGCGTGGACTACTTTACGATTCATGCAGGTGTACTGCTGCGTTATATCCCGATGACGGCCAAACGGATGACAGGCATTGTGTCCCGGGGCGGGTCCATTATGGCAGCATGGTGTCTGGCGCATCATCAGGAGAATTTTTTGTACACTCATTTTGAAGAAATCTGCGAGATTATGAAAAGGTATGATGTGGCGTTTTCGCTGGGAGATGGACTTCGTCCAGGCAGTATCTACGATGCCAATGACGAAGCTCAGATGGCAGAACTGGCTACGCTCGGGGAACTGACGCAGATCGCATGGAAGCATGATGTGCAGGTGATGATCGAAGGCCCGGGTCATGTGCCGATGCACAAGATCAAAGAGAATGTGGATCTACAGATGGAGATCTGTAAAGAAGCACCTTTCTACACACTGGGGCCGCTAACGACCGACATTGCGCCAGGATATGATCACATCACGTCTGCCATTGGGGCAGCCATGATTGGCTGGTTCGGCACGTCGATGCTCTGTTATGTTACGCCAAAAGAACATTTGGGCCTGCCCAACAAGGACGATGTGCGCGAAGGGGTTATCGCCTACAAGATCGCAGCTCATGCCGCCGATCTGGCGAAAGGCCATCCACGTGCTCAACGCCGCGATGACGCATTGTCCAAAGCGCGGTTCGAGTTCCGTTGGCGTGACCAGTTCAACCTGTCACTGGACCCTGAACGTGCGTTGTCCTACCATGATGAGACTCTGCCAGCAGAAGGGGCCAAAGAAGCTCATTTCTGCTCCATGTGCGGACCAAAGTTCTGTAGCATGCGCATTACGCAGGACATTCGTGCCTTTGCCGCTGATAAAGGATTGTCCGAGAATGAGGCTGTAGCTGCCGGGATGCGGGAAAAGGCCGAGGAATATCGGACACGCTCCTAA
- a CDS encoding response regulator transcription factor gives MKRITILIADDEVEIADLVALHLQKEGYHTVKASDGQSALQAIQTHAIDLAVLDIMMPGMDGYEVTRKIREQHHFPIIFLSAKTSDMDKITGLVMGADDYMTKPFNPMELVARVNSQLRRSLQFSQSTAAVQRSILEKGGLVIIPEQHSVTLYGKPLELTPKEFDILVLLASNPKQVFSAESIFEKVWGEAYFESGNTVMVHIRTLRKKLGEDVDKNKFIKTIWGVGYTFND, from the coding sequence ATGAAGCGAATTACGATTCTGATTGCGGACGATGAGGTAGAGATCGCAGATCTGGTGGCTTTACATTTACAAAAAGAAGGCTATCATACCGTCAAGGCATCTGACGGACAGTCGGCACTACAGGCGATTCAGACACATGCCATTGATTTGGCCGTACTGGACATTATGATGCCGGGTATGGACGGGTACGAGGTGACCCGCAAAATACGGGAGCAGCATCATTTTCCGATCATTTTCCTGAGTGCCAAAACCTCGGATATGGATAAAATTACGGGGCTGGTAATGGGTGCCGATGATTATATGACCAAACCATTTAACCCGATGGAGCTTGTAGCACGCGTGAATTCTCAATTGCGTCGCTCATTGCAATTCAGCCAGTCCACAGCGGCGGTTCAGCGCTCGATTCTGGAAAAGGGCGGACTTGTCATTATACCTGAACAGCATAGCGTGACGCTTTACGGTAAACCGCTGGAGTTAACACCGAAGGAATTTGATATTTTAGTGTTGCTCGCGAGCAATCCAAAACAGGTCTTCAGCGCAGAAAGCATTTTTGAAAAGGTGTGGGGAGAGGCTTATTTCGAAAGTGGCAATACCGTTATGGTACATATTCGGACGCTGCGCAAGAAGCTCGGAGAAGATGTGGACAAGAACAAGTTTATCAAAACGATCTGGGGCGTGGGGTACACGTTCAATGACTAA
- a CDS encoding aspartate/glutamate racemase family protein: MITIGCFHAHYSNIALIKETLAPYEVELVHYVDPGLDRLKHDADFSEVVIHEKVAQTLQWIAKCHADAILVTCTLFATVLEQEATQVPVPVIGIDDPLLQEMRRVTGDYIIAFTNPATVEGSMARLNQALQQEDENGQLHVAKTSQTDAVCIPGTFELIMRGDQQGYLTAVREGLQQIAEQHPGKTVVAAQLSMAPAAAQVTIDRGIPIHSPLALLATYLEKNLGVARQ, from the coding sequence ATGATCACCATTGGTTGTTTTCACGCTCATTATTCCAACATTGCCTTAATTAAAGAGACGCTTGCTCCTTATGAAGTTGAATTAGTCCATTACGTCGATCCAGGTCTGGACCGCCTTAAACATGACGCTGACTTTTCCGAGGTCGTCATTCACGAGAAAGTAGCCCAGACGCTCCAATGGATCGCTAAGTGTCATGCCGATGCCATTCTGGTCACGTGTACCCTGTTTGCGACAGTACTGGAGCAGGAAGCCACACAGGTCCCTGTGCCTGTGATCGGCATAGATGATCCGTTATTGCAGGAGATGCGGCGAGTAACAGGAGATTACATAATCGCATTCACCAACCCGGCAACCGTTGAAGGATCGATGGCACGGTTGAATCAGGCATTACAGCAAGAGGATGAGAATGGGCAACTACACGTTGCCAAGACATCTCAGACGGATGCGGTGTGCATCCCTGGGACATTTGAGTTGATTATGCGTGGAGATCAGCAAGGATATCTCACAGCGGTACGTGAGGGATTACAGCAGATTGCTGAGCAGCATCCGGGTAAAACGGTAGTGGCAGCCCAACTGTCTATGGCTCCCGCAGCTGCACAGGTCACAATAGATCGCGGTATTCCAATCCATAGCCCGCTGGCATTGCTTGCGACGTATTTGGAGAAGAATTTGGGCGTGGCTCGACAGTAG
- a CDS encoding sensor histidine kinase, whose amino-acid sequence MTKRRSFRTTMIMLLGLSMLSSGAVTFIVYRLLQLYYSGVRMEDPLAEYRNIMRSIGDLYVFMLLFIPLAILFFYLFTRPYVTYFKEISTGINHLANGDFQHRVQISSKDELGSIAEGMNMASQKLREAMERGDFAENSKDQLIVNLAHDLRTPLTSVLGYLDLLMKDDQLTEEQVRHFTSIAFTKSQRLEKLIDDLFEITRMNYGMLPINKAPLDLSELLKQMNEELYPVFEKNQLVTRLKIDTDLTISGDGELLARVFENLLINAARHGKDGMYVDINGYRDAEQVIIQVINYGGHIRPEELPHIFDMYYTGDRARTPQEGGTGLGLFIARNIVEQHDGTISAQSDVVRTLFEVRLPLLQ is encoded by the coding sequence ATGACTAAACGCAGAAGCTTTCGCACAACGATGATTATGCTGCTCGGTCTAAGCATGCTGTCTTCTGGCGCTGTAACATTTATCGTGTACAGGCTCTTGCAGTTGTATTATTCAGGTGTGCGGATGGAAGATCCGCTGGCGGAATATCGAAATATCATGAGAAGTATTGGCGATTTATATGTCTTTATGCTGCTCTTCATCCCGCTTGCGATTTTATTTTTCTACTTGTTTACGAGACCCTATGTCACGTATTTCAAAGAGATTTCCACAGGCATTAATCACTTAGCGAACGGAGACTTTCAGCATCGTGTTCAGATTTCGTCCAAGGATGAATTGGGTTCGATTGCGGAGGGTATGAATATGGCAAGCCAGAAGCTGCGGGAGGCGATGGAACGAGGTGACTTTGCCGAGAACAGCAAAGACCAGCTCATCGTAAACCTTGCGCATGATCTGCGTACACCGTTAACCTCCGTGCTGGGCTATCTGGATCTCCTTATGAAGGATGATCAGCTGACAGAGGAACAGGTTCGGCATTTTACGTCGATTGCATTCACCAAATCACAGCGTCTGGAGAAGCTGATTGATGATTTGTTCGAAATTACCCGCATGAATTATGGCATGCTACCGATCAATAAGGCTCCACTGGATCTTAGTGAATTGCTGAAACAGATGAACGAAGAGCTCTATCCTGTATTTGAAAAGAACCAACTGGTCACCCGCTTGAAAATAGACACTGACCTTACCATCTCTGGTGATGGCGAGTTGCTGGCTCGTGTGTTCGAGAATCTGCTGATTAACGCTGCACGGCACGGCAAGGACGGCATGTACGTGGATATTAACGGATATCGTGATGCGGAACAGGTTATCATTCAGGTGATTAACTATGGCGGACATATTCGTCCAGAGGAATTGCCACATATTTTCGATATGTATTATACCGGAGATCGTGCCAGAACCCCTCAGGAGGGTGGGACAGGCCTCGGCTTATTCATAGCACGTAATATCGTGGAACAGCATGACGGTACAATTTCAGCCCAGAGTGATGTGGTACGGACATTATTTGAAGTTCGTTTGCCCCTATTGCAATGA
- a CDS encoding helix-turn-helix transcriptional regulator — protein sequence MKLERLLAIVVLLINRGRLQAKDLADMFEVSIRTIYRDIDTLGQAGIPVVTYQGASGGIGLAEGYRLDRNLLTDKDLVSIVTALRSISTSHTNAARELLVEKLSSIVPEAKNEDFQASTHRFIVDHSTWTHPEALQQKLKVIDQGIDQLQCIYFAYCSAEGAQTYRTVEPHTLVLKRHAWYLYAFCHERNEFRMFKLVRMKDVSLTTEHYERKSINLQDRPWQQEWSRPDNQIGITLRFHARIRHLAEEWFGIENVLPDRNGYYISQVAFPEDNWLYGFILGFGADVEVLEPLHIRDNVCRIAEQIVQNYKTSDQT from the coding sequence ATGAAACTGGAGCGTTTGTTAGCCATCGTTGTACTGCTTATCAACCGGGGGCGGTTACAGGCCAAAGACCTGGCCGATATGTTTGAAGTTTCCATTCGTACGATCTATCGGGATATCGACACATTGGGACAAGCCGGAATTCCGGTCGTGACCTATCAGGGAGCAAGCGGAGGCATCGGCCTAGCGGAAGGGTATCGTCTGGATCGCAATCTGTTAACCGATAAGGATCTTGTTTCCATCGTCACCGCCCTGCGCAGTATATCGACCTCACATACAAATGCTGCACGTGAACTGTTGGTGGAAAAGCTAAGCAGTATCGTCCCGGAAGCCAAAAATGAAGATTTTCAGGCCAGCACGCACCGATTCATCGTGGATCATTCAACGTGGACACACCCTGAAGCGCTGCAACAAAAATTAAAAGTCATTGATCAGGGAATCGATCAACTACAATGCATTTATTTCGCCTATTGCAGCGCCGAAGGTGCACAGACCTATCGTACAGTTGAACCCCACACGCTTGTACTGAAGAGGCACGCGTGGTATCTGTATGCTTTTTGCCATGAACGAAATGAATTCCGCATGTTCAAGCTGGTTCGTATGAAAGACGTCTCTCTTACTACAGAGCACTATGAACGAAAATCCATCAACCTTCAAGACCGGCCGTGGCAGCAGGAATGGAGCCGGCCAGACAACCAGATTGGGATTACCCTGAGATTCCATGCCCGTATCCGTCATCTTGCGGAGGAATGGTTCGGTATTGAAAATGTATTGCCTGACAGGAACGGGTATTATATCAGCCAGGTCGCTTTTCCAGAAGATAACTGGCTGTACGGCTTCATCTTGGGCTTTGGGGCGGATGTTGAGGTCCTGGAACCGTTGCATATTCGGGATAACGTGTGTCGTATAGCCGAACAAATTGTTCAAAATTATAAAACCTCCGATCAAACCTGA
- a CDS encoding D-alanyl-D-alanine carboxypeptidase family protein, with the protein MKKWGFLICIVLIGYIVTQSPGWIHQKDELPIEIQNTCENPAGYTVSVTGNIQDQVHKGNLLLVNKQYPVHEEGVKSDIVYVADEDDLLRGYGIMDRKIMLSRQVAQEFRKMVEAAGEEGVRYFLVSSGYRDFAKQDELYQEKGEDYALPAGHSEHNLGLSLDVGSTLAAMNEAPEGAWLEKNAWKYGFVLRYPKDKVRITGIQYEPWHFRYVGLPHSAVMYKNNLVLEEYLDLLKEKENINVEVEGEAYHIRYYGATRDTTVYIPEQGQTEISGDNMDGVIVTVKK; encoded by the coding sequence ATGAAGAAGTGGGGCTTTTTAATATGTATCGTTTTGATCGGATATATCGTTACACAATCACCAGGATGGATTCATCAAAAGGATGAGCTACCTATCGAGATTCAGAATACGTGTGAAAATCCCGCAGGTTATACGGTATCTGTCACGGGAAATATTCAGGATCAGGTACATAAGGGCAATTTGTTACTGGTTAATAAGCAATACCCCGTTCATGAGGAAGGGGTTAAATCGGATATTGTATATGTGGCGGATGAGGATGATCTGCTTCGTGGATATGGAATAATGGATCGGAAAATCATGTTATCCCGGCAGGTGGCACAGGAGTTTCGGAAGATGGTTGAAGCAGCAGGCGAAGAGGGAGTCCGATATTTTCTTGTCAGCAGCGGGTACAGGGACTTTGCGAAGCAGGACGAGCTGTATCAGGAAAAGGGTGAAGACTATGCACTGCCTGCCGGTCACAGTGAGCACAATCTCGGGTTATCCCTGGATGTCGGTTCCACATTGGCTGCTATGAATGAAGCACCAGAGGGAGCCTGGCTGGAGAAGAATGCATGGAAATACGGATTTGTTTTGCGTTATCCGAAGGATAAAGTGCGCATCACGGGAATACAGTATGAACCATGGCACTTTCGATATGTAGGGCTGCCGCACAGTGCTGTCATGTATAAGAATAATCTGGTGCTGGAAGAGTATTTGGATTTGCTAAAAGAGAAAGAGAACATTAATGTGGAGGTAGAGGGTGAGGCGTATCATATTCGCTACTATGGAGCCACCCGAGATACGACCGTTTACATACCTGAGCAAGGCCAAACTGAAATCTCGGGTGATAACATGGATGGCGTCATTGTCACCGTAAAGAAATAA